A window from Ramlibacter pinisoli encodes these proteins:
- a CDS encoding GspE/PulE family protein yields the protein MPTRYPLPYSFARSHQLLVEDDGSTPTLWHAGSPAPGAWSEVMRKFQVRALQQLDPAALAQRISAAYAQGESSAATVVSEVQNAADLSRMMQELPAVEDLLETSDDAPIIRMLNALLTQAARDGASDIHIEPYERHSSVRFRVDGTLREVVQPNRALHAALISRLKIMADLDIAEKRLPQDGRISLRIGTRAVDVRVSTLPSAHGERAVLRLLDKSESKLSLESVGMTGDTLRRFLGLISQPHGIILVTGPTGSGKTTTLYAALSRLDASSSNIMTVEDPIEYELPGVGQTQVNSRIELDFAKALRAILRQDPDIIMIGEIRDYETAQIAIQASLTGHLVLATLHTNDAASAVTRLTDMGVEPFLLSSSLLGVLAQRLVRKLCPVCHGSGCAACGTTGYQGRTGVFELMTASDAIRAQIHGRSSEAEIREAALAAGMTLMRDDGERLVREGITSREELLRVTRD from the coding sequence ATGCCCACCCGCTACCCCCTGCCCTACAGCTTCGCCCGCAGCCACCAGTTGCTGGTGGAGGACGACGGCAGCACGCCCACCCTGTGGCACGCCGGCTCGCCGGCGCCGGGCGCGTGGAGCGAGGTCATGCGCAAGTTCCAGGTGCGGGCGCTGCAGCAGCTCGACCCGGCCGCCCTGGCCCAGCGCATCAGCGCCGCCTATGCGCAGGGCGAATCGAGCGCGGCCACGGTGGTCAGCGAGGTGCAGAACGCGGCCGACCTGTCGCGCATGATGCAGGAGCTGCCGGCGGTCGAGGATCTGCTGGAGACCAGCGACGACGCGCCCATCATCCGGATGCTCAACGCGCTGCTCACCCAGGCGGCACGCGACGGCGCCAGCGACATCCACATCGAGCCCTACGAGCGCCACTCCTCGGTGCGGTTCCGGGTCGACGGCACGCTGCGCGAAGTGGTGCAGCCCAATCGCGCGCTGCATGCGGCCCTGATCTCGCGGCTGAAGATCATGGCCGACCTCGACATCGCGGAGAAGCGCCTGCCGCAGGACGGCCGCATCTCGCTGCGCATCGGCACCCGCGCGGTCGACGTGCGCGTGTCCACCCTGCCCAGCGCGCACGGCGAGCGGGCGGTCCTGCGCCTGCTGGACAAGAGCGAGAGCAAGCTCAGCCTCGAGTCGGTGGGCATGACCGGCGACACCCTGCGCCGCTTCCTCGGCCTGATCTCGCAGCCGCACGGCATCATCCTCGTGACCGGGCCCACCGGCTCGGGAAAGACCACCACGCTGTACGCCGCGCTGTCGCGCCTGGACGCGAGCAGCAGCAACATCATGACGGTCGAGGATCCGATCGAGTACGAGTTGCCCGGCGTCGGCCAGACCCAGGTCAACTCGCGCATCGAGCTCGACTTCGCCAAGGCCCTGCGCGCCATCCTGCGCCAGGACCCCGACATCATCATGATCGGCGAGATCCGCGACTACGAGACCGCCCAGATCGCGATCCAGGCCTCGCTCACCGGCCACCTGGTGCTGGCCACGCTGCACACCAACGACGCCGCCAGCGCGGTCACCCGCCTGACCGACATGGGGGTCGAGCCCTTCCTGCTCAGCTCCTCCCTGCTGGGCGTGCTGGCCCAGCGGCTGGTGCGCAAGCTCTGTCCCGTGTGCCACGGCAGCGGCTGCGCCGCCTGCGGCACCACCGGCTACCAGGGCCGCACGGGGGTGTTCGAGCTGATGACCGCCAGCGACGCGATCCGCGCTCAGATCCACGGCCGGTCGTCCGAGGCCGAGATCCGCGAGGCCGCCCTGGCCGCCGGCATGACCCTGATGCGCGACGACGGCGAGCGGCTGGTGCGCGAGGGCATCACCTCGCGCGAGGAACTGCTGCGCGTCACGCGCGACTAG
- a CDS encoding haloacid dehalogenase type II, with product MAAPADLAGVQVLAFDIFGTVVDWHGSIVRELQELYPEVDGDAFARAWRAGYQPAMARVRSGELGWTRIDELHRLILDQILPPFGLAHLDEAARRHLNRVWHRLDPWPDSVAGLTRLKARYTLCTLSNGNLGLLTNMAKRAGLPWDCVLSAEVFRAYKPDPATYLGVANVFDLAPAQVMLVAAHHDDLAGARACGLRTAYIERPLEFGAGHPKEVAPRPGNDLHCASLLALADRLGC from the coding sequence ATGGCCGCTCCTGCGGATCTGGCTGGCGTGCAGGTGCTGGCCTTCGACATCTTCGGCACCGTGGTCGACTGGCACGGCAGCATCGTGCGCGAACTGCAGGAGCTGTACCCCGAGGTGGACGGCGATGCGTTCGCGCGCGCCTGGCGGGCCGGTTACCAGCCGGCCATGGCGCGGGTGCGCAGCGGCGAGCTGGGCTGGACGCGCATCGACGAGCTGCACCGCCTCATCCTCGACCAGATCCTGCCGCCGTTCGGCCTGGCCCACCTCGACGAAGCGGCGCGCCGCCATCTCAACCGCGTGTGGCACCGCCTCGATCCGTGGCCCGACAGCGTGGCGGGGCTCACGCGGCTGAAGGCCCGCTACACGCTGTGCACGCTGTCCAACGGCAACCTCGGCCTGCTGACCAACATGGCCAAGCGCGCCGGCCTGCCCTGGGATTGCGTGCTGTCGGCCGAGGTCTTCCGCGCCTACAAGCCCGACCCGGCCACCTACCTCGGCGTGGCGAACGTGTTTGATCTGGCGCCTGCCCAGGTGATGCTGGTCGCGGCCCACCACGACGACCTGGCCGGCGCCCGCGCCTGCGGCCTGCGCACGGCCTACATCGAGCGACCGCTCGAGTTTGGCGCCGGCCACCCCAAGGAGGTGGCGCCCCGGCCCGGCAATGACCTGCATTGCGCCAGCCTGCTGGCGCTGGCCGACCGGCTGGGCTGCTGA
- a CDS encoding Bug family tripartite tricarboxylate transporter substrate binding protein, whose product MTLSLSRRRLAGLLAAALLPGVALAQAFPSRPIRIVVPFPPGGSTDLLARRLGEKLAVALGQPVVVENRPGAGGTTGADAVAKAPADGHTLLMGVTGSNAIAASLYPRMPYDTLRDFTPVSLVVSAPLVLAVGSGSPIRTVRDYVAAAKAARPPMTYGTPGNGTSMHLTGEMFDLATGAGLTHVPYKGSAPAMNDLLGGTLQSMFGDFLVLLPQIRAGKVTPIAVTSTRRHPLLPEVPTLAESGVPGLERFEATSWQGVFAPAGLPREVLARLNAEVVKAMEAPDIKEFFGGQGFIVGGSTPEQFRALVEAEVPKWGRVIKAANVKVD is encoded by the coding sequence ATGACCCTCTCGCTGTCCCGTCGCCGTCTGGCCGGCCTGCTGGCCGCCGCGCTGCTGCCCGGCGTGGCGCTGGCGCAGGCCTTTCCGTCCCGCCCGATCCGCATCGTGGTGCCGTTCCCGCCCGGCGGCAGCACGGACCTGCTGGCGCGCCGCCTGGGCGAGAAGCTGGCCGTGGCGCTGGGCCAGCCGGTGGTGGTGGAGAACCGGCCCGGTGCCGGCGGCACCACTGGCGCCGATGCCGTGGCCAAGGCGCCCGCCGACGGCCACACGCTGCTGATGGGCGTGACCGGCAGCAATGCCATCGCCGCCAGCCTGTATCCCCGGATGCCGTACGACACCCTGCGCGACTTCACGCCGGTGAGCCTGGTCGTCTCGGCGCCGCTGGTGCTGGCGGTCGGCAGCGGCAGCCCGATCCGGACGGTGCGCGACTACGTGGCGGCGGCCAAGGCCGCGAGGCCGCCCATGACCTACGGCACGCCGGGCAACGGCACCTCGATGCACCTGACCGGCGAGATGTTCGACCTGGCCACCGGCGCCGGCCTGACCCACGTGCCCTACAAGGGCAGCGCGCCGGCCATGAACGACCTGCTCGGCGGCACGTTGCAGTCGATGTTCGGCGACTTCCTGGTGCTGCTGCCGCAGATCAGGGCCGGCAAGGTGACGCCGATCGCCGTGACCTCGACGCGGCGGCATCCGTTGCTGCCGGAGGTGCCGACCCTTGCCGAGAGCGGCGTGCCCGGCCTGGAGCGCTTCGAGGCCACCTCGTGGCAGGGCGTGTTCGCGCCGGCCGGCCTGCCGCGCGAGGTGCTGGCCCGCCTGAACGCCGAGGTGGTCAAGGCGATGGAGGCGCCCGACATCAAGGAGTTCTTCGGCGGCCAGGGCTTCATCGTCGGCGGCAGCACGCCCGAGCAGTTCCGTGCACTGGTCGAGGCCGAGGTCCCGAAGTGGGGCCGGGTGATCAAGGCCGCCAACGTGAAGGTGGACTGA
- a CDS encoding NAD(P)/FAD-dependent oxidoreductase — MHLVVLGTGIVGTCTGAWLQRDGHQVTFVSPVPPGEACSFGNAGSLSPSACLPVGMPGMWKQVPGWLRDPDGPLAIRPSYLPTVLPWLLRFLRHSSRAEVVRIAGALRGLLAPIFDSYAPLLERAGATALVRRSGCLYVYGSSASARRWQWGMDLRRRLGVDLRDVGEQELAQLEPDLRGRFRFGILAPDNGSTLDPEALVKALHRQCIADGARLVQEAAAGFEQHGDRVRGVRLASGQRIECDGVVVAAGAWSRPLAQALGLRIPLETQRGYHVTVQSSNLGLRHTVMAPEYNLMVNPMAMGLRLAGSVEFAGLRPPPNERRADVLLAKGREMFPHLDSSRYTRWMGHRPCLPDSLPVIGRAPRLANAWLAFGHGHVGMCAGASTGREVAHLVAGRTPQVDLRPFAPDRF; from the coding sequence ATGCATCTGGTCGTGCTCGGCACCGGCATCGTGGGCACCTGCACCGGGGCCTGGCTGCAGCGCGACGGTCACCAGGTCACCTTCGTCTCGCCGGTGCCGCCGGGCGAGGCCTGTTCGTTCGGCAACGCCGGCTCCCTGTCGCCCAGCGCCTGCCTGCCGGTCGGCATGCCGGGCATGTGGAAGCAGGTGCCGGGCTGGCTGCGCGACCCCGATGGTCCGTTGGCGATCCGGCCGTCCTACCTGCCGACCGTGCTGCCGTGGCTGCTGCGCTTCCTGCGCCATTCCAGCCGCGCCGAGGTCGTGCGCATCGCCGGCGCCCTGCGCGGGCTGCTGGCGCCGATCTTCGACAGCTATGCGCCGCTGCTCGAACGTGCCGGCGCCACCGCGCTGGTGCGCCGCAGCGGCTGCCTGTACGTGTACGGCTCCAGCGCCAGCGCGCGCCGCTGGCAATGGGGCATGGACCTGCGGCGGCGGCTGGGCGTGGACCTGCGCGACGTCGGCGAGCAGGAGCTCGCGCAGCTCGAGCCGGACCTGCGGGGCCGGTTCCGCTTCGGCATCCTGGCGCCCGACAACGGCTCGACGCTCGATCCCGAGGCGCTGGTGAAGGCGCTGCACCGCCAGTGCATCGCCGATGGCGCGCGGCTGGTCCAGGAGGCGGCGGCGGGCTTCGAGCAGCACGGCGACCGCGTGCGCGGCGTCCGGCTCGCCTCGGGCCAGCGGATCGAGTGCGACGGCGTGGTGGTGGCCGCCGGCGCCTGGTCGCGCCCGCTGGCGCAGGCGCTGGGCCTGCGCATCCCGCTGGAGACCCAGCGCGGCTACCACGTCACGGTGCAGAGCAGCAACCTGGGCCTGCGCCACACCGTGATGGCGCCCGAGTACAACCTGATGGTCAACCCGATGGCGATGGGGCTGCGCCTGGCCGGCAGCGTCGAGTTCGCGGGCCTGCGGCCGCCCCCCAACGAGCGCCGCGCCGACGTGCTGCTGGCCAAGGGCCGCGAGATGTTTCCCCACCTCGACAGCTCGCGCTACACGCGCTGGATGGGCCACCGGCCCTGCCTGCCCGACAGCCTGCCGGTGATCGGCCGCGCGCCGCGCCTGGCCAACGCCTGGCTCGCGTTCGGCCACGGCCATGTCGGCATGTGCGCCGGCGCCAGCACCGGCCGCGAGGTCGCCCATCTCGTGGCGGGACGGACGCCGCAGGTGGACCTGCGGCCCTTCGCGCCCGACCGCTTCTGA
- a CDS encoding LEA type 2 family protein — MRTFLTTLLALLLCACAALPHQEPLQVTVAGIESLPGEGLELRMEVKLRVQNPNETPVDYDGVYVKLDVLNKTFATGVSDVRGTVPRYGEAVISVPVTVSALRVAMGALGFVTGPRIEKVNYTLQGKLDSPGIGSNSFTMNGEMAIPVMTGGSALQ; from the coding sequence GTGCGCACCTTCCTGACCACCCTCCTCGCGCTGCTGCTCTGCGCCTGCGCGGCCTTGCCGCACCAGGAGCCGCTGCAGGTCACCGTGGCCGGCATCGAATCGCTCCCCGGCGAAGGCTTGGAACTGCGCATGGAGGTCAAGCTGCGGGTGCAGAACCCCAACGAAACGCCGGTCGACTACGACGGCGTCTACGTCAAGCTCGACGTGCTGAACAAGACCTTCGCCACCGGCGTCAGCGACGTGCGCGGCACCGTGCCGCGCTATGGCGAGGCGGTCATCAGCGTGCCGGTGACGGTGTCGGCCCTGCGGGTGGCCATGGGTGCACTGGGCTTCGTGACCGGCCCGCGCATCGAGAAGGTGAACTACACGCTGCAAGGCAAGCTGGACAGCCCGGGCATCGGTTCGAACAGCTTCACCATGAACGGCGAGATGGCCATCCCCGTGATGACGGGAGGATCGGCCCTGCAGTGA
- a CDS encoding cupin domain-containing protein: MHPVVLRASASLFLLGCWLTATAQQPGMARPDLVLAQTVEQMPRGERQQVRVLKAKFQPGDRTVFHSHRAPVTVYVLSGQFTLELEGRPTVRVDAGTAYVEPAHVRMTGFNRSATEPLEVVIFYVSDVDTPFLDPVSRAP, encoded by the coding sequence ATGCACCCCGTCGTCCTGCGCGCCAGCGCATCGCTGTTCCTGCTGGGCTGCTGGCTCACGGCAACCGCTCAGCAGCCGGGCATGGCCCGCCCCGACCTGGTGTTGGCCCAGACCGTGGAGCAGATGCCGCGCGGCGAACGGCAGCAGGTGCGCGTGCTCAAGGCGAAGTTCCAGCCTGGCGACCGCACGGTGTTCCACAGCCACCGCGCGCCGGTCACCGTCTACGTGCTCAGCGGCCAGTTCACGCTCGAACTGGAAGGCCGGCCGACGGTGCGCGTGGATGCCGGCACGGCCTACGTGGAACCGGCGCACGTCAGGATGACCGGCTTCAACCGCAGCGCGACGGAGCCGCTCGAGGTGGTGATCTTCTACGTCAGCGACGTCGACACGCCGTTCCTGGATCCGGTGTCCAGGGCGCCCTGA
- a CDS encoding LysR family transcriptional regulator, with amino-acid sequence MFDWDDLKPLLAVARHGSTTAAARALGVDQSTVQRRLVELERRIGQPLVQRSPSGYRLTAYGAELLPLAEAVEQQVARLEDKIRRSAREVNGLLRLTCPEPLVPRITRSPLLDHLHARHPGLRLEFITTDHYVDLTRGEADVALRSGDTVDNQLVGRKVGQSLWAVYAGRGYLGPRAAPASLAAAAGLDWVALDATMPKHRSTQWMRQAAPDARIAATSGSVLGLVHAAKAGVGLAALPTALGDAEPDLVRLFGPVPELTRIWRLLTTRALRRTPRVASFFDFMVQETATLRPILTG; translated from the coding sequence ATGTTCGACTGGGACGACCTGAAGCCGCTGCTGGCGGTGGCCCGGCACGGCAGCACGACGGCCGCCGCGCGCGCCCTGGGCGTCGACCAGTCGACCGTGCAGCGCCGGCTGGTGGAACTGGAGCGGCGCATCGGCCAGCCGCTGGTGCAGCGCAGCCCGAGCGGCTACCGCCTCACCGCCTATGGCGCCGAACTGCTCCCCCTGGCAGAAGCCGTCGAGCAGCAGGTGGCCCGCCTGGAAGACAAGATCCGCCGCTCCGCGCGCGAAGTCAACGGCCTGCTGCGGCTCACCTGCCCCGAGCCGCTGGTGCCGCGCATCACGCGCTCGCCGCTGCTGGACCACTTGCATGCGCGCCATCCCGGGCTGCGGCTGGAGTTCATCACCACCGACCACTATGTCGACCTGACACGCGGCGAAGCCGACGTGGCGCTGCGTTCCGGCGACACCGTCGACAACCAGCTCGTCGGCCGCAAGGTGGGGCAGTCCCTGTGGGCGGTCTACGCCGGGCGCGGCTATCTCGGCCCGCGGGCGGCGCCGGCCTCGCTCGCGGCGGCGGCCGGGCTCGACTGGGTGGCGCTGGACGCGACCATGCCGAAGCATCGCTCCACCCAGTGGATGCGGCAGGCGGCCCCGGACGCCCGGATCGCGGCCACCAGCGGCAGCGTCCTGGGCCTGGTGCATGCCGCCAAGGCCGGCGTCGGCCTGGCCGCCCTGCCCACCGCGCTCGGCGATGCCGAGCCGGACCTGGTGCGCCTGTTCGGGCCGGTGCCCGAGCTCACGCGCATCTGGCGCCTCCTGACCACCCGGGCGCTGCGCCGCACGCCGCGGGTCGCGTCGTTCTTCGACTTCATGGTGCAGGAGACGGCGACCTTGCGGCCGATCCTGACCGGCTAG